A section of the Rhizobium sp. BG4 genome encodes:
- a CDS encoding LysR family transcriptional regulator, with the protein MTNLGDLEIFAKVVSTGSMSLAGRALGFSPAVVSKRIKRLEDRLGTRLLQRTTRQISLTEAGQGFYDRVLGILAGLEEAEYYISGRSAQMHGTLKISAPTSFGRMHIAPHLKRFMEAHPELAINLVLTDEFSDIVGAGFDLAIRIAELTDSSLVARRLAPVRRLLCAAPSYLDSHGMPTGIEDLRNHRCLPAHNNDVWRLEGPDGAMTLRPEGMLITNSSEVIRETVISGLGIALRSTWDIGEELKSGKLVQVLPAYEGSRSVALSAVYPSRQFLPAKVRLFIDYLAELYGPVPYWEL; encoded by the coding sequence ATGACCAATCTGGGTGATCTCGAGATTTTTGCCAAGGTCGTTTCGACCGGCAGCATGTCGCTGGCCGGACGGGCGCTCGGCTTTTCCCCGGCCGTCGTTTCCAAGCGCATCAAGCGGCTGGAAGACCGGCTCGGCACGCGGCTGCTGCAGCGCACGACGCGACAGATTTCGCTGACTGAGGCGGGCCAAGGTTTCTACGACCGGGTGCTCGGCATTCTCGCCGGGCTGGAAGAGGCCGAATATTACATTTCCGGCCGTTCGGCGCAGATGCATGGCACGCTGAAGATTTCGGCGCCGACCTCGTTCGGGCGCATGCATATCGCTCCGCATCTCAAGCGCTTCATGGAGGCGCATCCGGAGCTGGCGATCAATCTCGTGCTGACCGACGAGTTCAGCGACATCGTCGGTGCCGGCTTCGATCTGGCGATCCGCATTGCCGAACTGACCGATTCCAGCCTTGTCGCCCGGCGGCTGGCGCCGGTGCGGCGTCTGCTCTGCGCCGCCCCTTCCTATCTCGACAGCCATGGCATGCCCACTGGCATCGAGGACCTCAGGAACCATCGCTGCCTGCCTGCGCATAACAATGACGTCTGGCGGCTCGAAGGGCCTGATGGCGCGATGACGCTACGGCCGGAGGGCATGCTGATCACCAATTCCAGCGAGGTGATCCGCGAGACGGTGATATCAGGGCTCGGCATCGCGCTTCGCTCGACCTGGGATATCGGCGAGGAGCTGAAGAGCGGCAAGCTGGTGCAGGTGCTGCCCGCCTATGAGGGGTCGCGCAGCGTCGCGCTTTCGGCCGTCTATCCGAGCCGCCAGTTCCTGCCCGCCAAGGTGCGGCTGTTCATCGACTATCTGGCGGAGCTTTATGGGCCGGTTCCCTATTGGGAGCTGTAG
- a CDS encoding agmatinase, translating to MTASPSFLGLPDRLDDGRAPRMVIFGAGHGTTYPGKDSSGYAGAANAIRAASQEDAGLIEHWDFDLGGPLFNGGPVCCIDSGDLPTAMHDNAGNRALIEAKTRDILAGGVVPILLGGDDSVPIPFFAGFADRGPVWILQIDAHIDWRDELHGERYGYSNPMRRASEMSHIAGMVQVGMRGVGSARISEIEAARSYGSHLVTAREVHAQGVEAALRHIPEGAQVVITLDCDGLDPGIMPGVAARTPGGLSYTQVIDLTAGAGRRGRIAGFDLVELYPPADIDGISALTAARLLVNAIGTIVRQG from the coding sequence ATGACTGCTTCGCCTTCCTTTCTCGGCCTTCCCGACCGCCTCGATGACGGCCGCGCGCCGCGCATGGTGATCTTCGGCGCCGGTCACGGCACCACCTATCCCGGCAAGGACAGCAGCGGCTATGCCGGTGCGGCAAACGCCATTCGTGCCGCAAGCCAGGAAGATGCAGGGCTTATCGAGCATTGGGATTTCGATCTCGGCGGGCCGCTCTTCAATGGAGGGCCGGTGTGCTGCATCGATAGCGGCGATCTGCCGACGGCGATGCATGACAATGCCGGGAACCGGGCACTGATCGAGGCGAAGACGCGCGACATCCTGGCGGGCGGGGTCGTGCCGATCCTGCTTGGCGGAGACGATTCCGTGCCGATTCCGTTTTTCGCTGGTTTTGCCGATCGCGGGCCGGTCTGGATCCTGCAGATCGACGCGCATATCGACTGGCGCGATGAACTGCATGGAGAGCGCTACGGCTATTCCAACCCGATGCGCCGGGCGAGCGAGATGAGCCACATTGCCGGGATGGTGCAGGTCGGCATGCGCGGCGTCGGCAGCGCCCGTATCTCGGAGATCGAGGCGGCGCGCTCCTATGGCAGCCATCTCGTGACGGCGCGCGAGGTTCATGCCCAGGGCGTCGAGGCAGCACTACGGCATATTCCGGAGGGCGCGCAGGTGGTGATCACGCTCGATTGCGACGGGCTCGATCCCGGCATCATGCCCGGCGTCGCGGCCCGCACGCCGGGCGGCCTCAGCTATACGCAGGTGATCGACCTGACTGCAGGCGCCGGCCGCCGCGGCAGGATCGCCGGCTTCGATCTCGTCGAGCTCTATCCGCCCGCCGATATCGACGGCATCTCGGCCCTGACGGCTGCTCGTCTCCTCGTCAACGCGATCGGGACGATCGTCCGGCAGGGCTGA
- a CDS encoding adenosylhomocysteinase, with protein MENTATRIDWIGNSCRLLKATAAEFERTRPFEGLTIGTGIHLEPKTVALLTTLRAGGADLVCTGNLNSTQPATVDYLRSQGVTVFATQTTDPAEHHHSLEAVVDAKPDLLLDNGGDLFAIAAERPYASLLGGTEETTSGRTRLLPMRDRLNMPILVINDSPIKQFAENKHAVGQSLFESYMRFTNRSTNGKRVTVFGYGACGKGTAASFRNAFSTVSVVDIDPVTALEAHLDGFVTPLRADAIRAADVIVTVTGFPGIVTVADLPLIKDGAILMNGGHFPLEIDVSGFRAHPDVVSIDRYAADVMETLYLKDGRSIHILGGGHMANLAGPRPLGNSVESMDLGFTLQARCLERVAKRGVGAESCIVPVPADIDAMVASAYLDLAR; from the coding sequence ATGGAAAACACTGCCACCCGCATCGACTGGATCGGAAACAGCTGCCGCCTGCTCAAGGCAACCGCCGCTGAATTCGAGCGCACCCGTCCCTTTGAAGGACTGACGATCGGCACCGGCATCCACCTGGAGCCGAAGACGGTCGCCCTGCTGACGACGCTGCGCGCCGGTGGCGCAGATCTCGTCTGCACCGGCAATCTGAATAGCACCCAGCCCGCAACGGTCGATTACCTGCGCTCCCAGGGCGTCACCGTCTTCGCCACGCAGACGACCGATCCCGCCGAGCATCACCACAGCCTCGAAGCCGTGGTCGATGCCAAGCCCGACCTGCTGCTCGATAACGGCGGTGACCTCTTCGCCATCGCGGCCGAACGTCCCTATGCCAGTCTCCTCGGCGGCACCGAGGAGACGACGTCGGGCCGCACCCGTCTGCTGCCGATGCGCGACAGACTGAATATGCCGATCCTTGTGATCAACGACAGTCCGATCAAGCAATTCGCCGAAAACAAGCATGCCGTCGGCCAGAGCCTTTTCGAAAGCTACATGCGCTTCACCAACCGCTCCACCAACGGCAAGCGCGTCACCGTCTTCGGCTATGGCGCCTGCGGCAAGGGCACGGCGGCGAGCTTCCGCAACGCCTTCTCGACCGTCAGCGTCGTCGATATCGATCCGGTCACGGCGCTCGAAGCCCATCTCGACGGCTTCGTGACGCCGCTGCGCGCAGACGCGATCCGCGCCGCAGACGTCATCGTCACGGTCACCGGCTTCCCCGGCATCGTCACCGTCGCCGATCTGCCGCTGATCAAGGACGGCGCAATCCTGATGAATGGCGGCCACTTCCCGCTGGAGATCGACGTATCAGGCTTCCGTGCCCATCCCGATGTCGTCTCGATCGATCGCTATGCTGCCGATGTCATGGAAACGCTGTATCTGAAGGATGGCCGCTCGATCCATATCCTCGGCGGCGGCCACATGGCGAACCTCGCCGGCCCGCGCCCGCTCGGCAATTCCGTCGAATCCATGGATCTCGGCTTCACCCTGCAGGCCCGCTGCCTGGAGCGCGTTGCCAAGCGCGGCGTCGGCGCCGAATCCTGCATCGTGCCGGTGCCCGCGGATATCGACGCCATGGTCGCAAGCGCCTATCTCGACCTGGCGCGGTAA
- a CDS encoding LysR substrate-binding domain-containing protein, producing the protein MRLPPLNAIRAFEAVCRQGSVLRAAQELGVVRGAVRLQIAALENYFGEKLFTREGRRLVPTDRAKAFAEAATAAFSLLQHAAGDLQKDDSRKLRLGVPSAFGIWWLMPRIRSLQRALGDSEIDIVPMAVAEPLLQHPELDAVIIGGEYRPSAGVDAIRFMEDEFGPVAAPQLAATFGTDPAGLSSAAMLVSRSVPKLWDEWFAESGTPPVSFGRRQEFEDLLLALGAARSGLGVALAPRASIEDDLARNILTAPFGFIRRPAGYSLCCRTTDLRKPNFTALRDWLVKAGEGIE; encoded by the coding sequence ATGCGCCTTCCGCCACTCAATGCAATCAGAGCTTTCGAAGCCGTCTGCCGCCAGGGTAGTGTTCTGCGGGCTGCCCAGGAGCTCGGCGTCGTGCGCGGCGCGGTGCGCCTGCAGATCGCGGCACTGGAGAATTACTTCGGCGAGAAGCTCTTCACCCGTGAGGGCCGACGCCTCGTGCCGACTGACCGGGCCAAGGCCTTTGCGGAAGCGGCGACGGCCGCTTTCTCCTTGCTGCAGCATGCCGCCGGCGACCTCCAGAAAGACGACAGCCGCAAGCTGCGCCTCGGCGTTCCCTCTGCCTTCGGCATCTGGTGGCTGATGCCGCGCATCCGCAGCCTGCAGCGGGCGCTTGGCGATAGCGAGATCGATATCGTGCCGATGGCGGTGGCCGAGCCGCTGTTGCAGCACCCGGAACTCGATGCCGTCATCATAGGTGGCGAATACCGCCCCTCGGCCGGTGTCGACGCGATCCGCTTCATGGAAGACGAGTTCGGCCCGGTGGCCGCTCCTCAGCTTGCCGCCACTTTCGGCACCGATCCCGCCGGCCTGTCCTCGGCGGCCATGCTTGTCAGCCGCAGTGTGCCGAAGCTCTGGGACGAGTGGTTCGCCGAAAGCGGCACGCCCCCCGTCAGCTTCGGCCGCCGTCAGGAGTTCGAAGACCTCTTGCTGGCGCTCGGCGCTGCCCGTTCCGGCCTCGGCGTCGCACTCGCGCCCCGCGCCTCGATCGAGGACGACCTGGCGCGCAATATCCTAACGGCTCCCTTCGGCTTCATCCGCCGCCCGGCAGGCTACAGCCTCTGCTGCCGCACCACCGATCTCCGAAAGCCGAATTTCACCGCGCTGCGCGACTGGCTGGTCAAGGCAGGCGAGGGGATCGAATAG
- a CDS encoding NUDIX hydrolase: protein MTLLARLASDVQLMFRRPPRQQYAALCYRVKKKGNEVEVLLMTSRDTGRWVIPKGWPMNGKCSYEVAAREAYEEAGVRGAVEHETLGAYSYPKVLKDGLKVTCKVQVYALEVTDLAKNFKEKGERTIEWVSCDEACKRVREPELRDLFLQFKRRINEHLQASRAKQIPAE, encoded by the coding sequence TTGACGCTTCTCGCCCGTTTAGCCTCTGATGTGCAGCTGATGTTCCGGCGCCCGCCGCGACAGCAGTATGCAGCGCTCTGCTACCGGGTGAAGAAGAAGGGCAACGAGGTCGAGGTTCTCCTGATGACGAGCCGCGATACCGGCCGCTGGGTAATCCCCAAGGGCTGGCCGATGAACGGCAAGTGTTCCTATGAGGTCGCCGCCCGCGAGGCCTACGAGGAAGCGGGCGTGCGCGGCGCCGTCGAGCACGAGACGCTCGGCGCCTACAGCTATCCGAAGGTCCTGAAAGACGGGCTGAAGGTGACCTGCAAGGTGCAGGTCTACGCTCTCGAGGTCACCGATCTCGCCAAGAACTTCAAGGAAAAGGGCGAACGCACGATCGAGTGGGTTTCCTGCGACGAGGCCTGCAAGCGGGTTCGCGAGCCGGAGCTTCGCGATCTCTTCCTGCAGTTCAAGCGCCGTATCAACGAACATCTTCAGGCAAGCCGCGCCAAGCAGATTCCGGCTGAATGA